One Kiritimatiellia bacterium genomic window carries:
- the ade gene encoding adenine deaminase, whose amino-acid sequence MNADMIAAARGETPADLLLKNARVVNVFSNEIHPADVAIFKGHVIGFGKYDARETVDLQGRLLCPGFIDAHVHIESSMVTVPEFARAVVPRGVTAVITDPHEIANVLGLDGVRYMIETSEGLPLRVFVMVPSCVPATDMETSGARLTAEDIQLLFRHKRVIGLAEMMNYPGVIFRAPDVLAKLAAAEGHPIDGHAPGLSGKDLAAYIVAGIGSDHECTTLEEAREKRQMGMHIFIRDGTTARNLDALLPLVTPAAAINCSFCTDDRHPADLLREGSINWLVHRAIQKGMDPVTAVRMGTLHPARYFGLKKLGAVAPGYWADLVVLDDFESFRVAQVYQAGQKVAENQSLLAPRAKAKAHRLRSSVNVQWHGLDLRVPVPGGKADRPRVRVIGLVPDQIVTKLLEEEASVADGALVADPARDLLKIAVIERHLASGHVGIGFVRGFGMKSGAIASSVAHDSHNIVVVGATDRDMMAAVKEVARLRGGQAVVNNEQVLAAVPLPIAGLMSDLPLEEVRDRIEAMAAAARGLGCTLPDPVMTMSFLALPVIPELKLTDKGLVDVTKFQPVPLFVA is encoded by the coding sequence ATGAATGCAGACATGATCGCGGCCGCGCGCGGGGAAACCCCCGCGGACCTGCTGCTGAAAAACGCGCGGGTCGTCAACGTCTTCTCCAACGAGATCCATCCAGCCGACGTCGCGATCTTCAAGGGCCATGTTATCGGCTTCGGGAAGTACGATGCCCGCGAGACCGTCGACCTGCAAGGCCGGCTCCTGTGCCCGGGCTTCATCGACGCGCACGTCCACATCGAGAGCAGCATGGTCACCGTGCCCGAGTTCGCGCGCGCGGTCGTTCCGCGCGGCGTGACGGCGGTGATCACCGACCCCCACGAAATCGCCAACGTGCTGGGGCTCGACGGCGTCCGGTACATGATCGAGACCAGCGAGGGCCTGCCCCTGCGCGTGTTCGTCATGGTCCCCTCCTGCGTGCCGGCGACGGACATGGAGACCTCCGGCGCCCGGCTGACGGCGGAGGATATCCAGCTCCTCTTCCGGCACAAGCGGGTCATCGGCCTGGCCGAGATGATGAACTACCCCGGCGTCATCTTCCGCGCGCCCGACGTGCTGGCCAAGCTGGCGGCCGCCGAGGGACACCCGATCGACGGCCACGCCCCCGGCCTGTCCGGCAAGGATCTCGCCGCGTACATCGTCGCCGGCATCGGCTCGGACCACGAGTGCACGACGCTGGAGGAGGCCCGCGAGAAGCGGCAGATGGGCATGCATATCTTCATCCGCGACGGCACGACGGCGCGGAACCTCGACGCCCTGCTGCCGCTGGTGACGCCGGCCGCCGCCATCAACTGCAGCTTCTGCACGGACGACCGGCACCCGGCCGACCTCCTCCGCGAGGGCAGCATCAACTGGCTCGTGCACCGCGCCATCCAGAAGGGCATGGATCCCGTCACGGCCGTCCGGATGGGCACGCTCCACCCGGCGCGTTACTTCGGGCTCAAGAAACTCGGCGCCGTCGCCCCGGGCTACTGGGCGGACCTCGTGGTGCTCGACGATTTCGAGTCGTTCCGCGTCGCGCAGGTCTACCAGGCGGGCCAGAAGGTCGCCGAGAACCAGTCGCTGCTGGCGCCTCGTGCAAAGGCCAAGGCGCACCGCCTCCGCAGCAGCGTCAACGTACAGTGGCACGGCCTCGACTTGCGCGTACCGGTTCCCGGGGGCAAGGCGGACCGCCCGCGCGTCCGGGTCATCGGTCTCGTGCCCGACCAGATCGTCACCAAGCTCCTCGAGGAAGAAGCTTCCGTGGCGGATGGAGCTCTCGTCGCCGACCCGGCGCGCGACCTGCTCAAGATCGCCGTGATCGAGCGGCACCTGGCCTCGGGCCACGTGGGCATCGGCTTCGTGCGCGGGTTCGGCATGAAGAGCGGGGCCATCGCCTCCAGCGTCGCGCACGACTCGCACAATATTGTCGTCGTCGGCGCGACGGACCGGGACATGATGGCCGCGGTCAAGGAAGTCGCGCGCCTGCGCGGCGGGCAGGCGGTCGTGAACAACGAGCAGGTCCTGGCCGCCGTCCCCCTGCCGATCGCGGGCCTGATGTCCGACCTGCCGCTGGAAGAAGTGCGCGACCGGATCGAGGCCATGGCCGCGGCCGCGCGCGGGCTGGGCTGCACGCTGCCCGATCCCGTCATGACCATGTCCTTCCTCGCCCTGCCGGTCATCCCGGAACTCAAGCTCACGGACAAGGGCCTGGTGGACGTCACGAAATTTCAGCCGGTGCCGCTGTTCGTGGCATGA
- a CDS encoding molybdopterin-dependent oxidoreductase: protein MAKKNFKVVNQPVKKLDALPLALGKPLFVADFKPADALYAKLLWSPHAHAIIKSIDISAAEKMPGVHCVLYHGNVPRIAHTTAGQGYPEPSPYDTFMFDRKVRYVGDRVAAVAAETPELAEAALKAIKVEYELLEPVLSIEAALKEGSPVIHDEPEARAVIPVPYEPKKNIAARVGMDVGHVEQAMAGAPYKLDHSYYIHMAQHCPIEPHVTMAHVDAEGRLVIRTSTQVPFHARRIAAQTMDIPVQQVRVIKPRIGGGFGAKQEVLLEDVVGMLAWRSRRPVLLFYTREEEFVSSRTRHPERIRVRLAADPEGTLTAVGLDCISNTGAYGSHALTVVCNSGSKVLPLYRSPNVHFTGTAVYTNLPVGGAYRGYGATQAAFAVESAMDELAEQLGVDPLVLRANHHIRSGETSPVFAALGEGKAGVEQAIGSCGLDKCIKLGAKAIGWKKRGDWRKKKGRYRRGIGMCCLMQGSSIPEIDMGAASIKMNEDGSFNLLMGATDLGTGSDTVLAQIAAEAIGTTSDKILVYSSDTDMTPFDVGAYASSTTYLTGNAVLDAGLKIKKQILGVAAEIMEKKPADLEVRDAQVFAKDGSGSVTFQDVALHSLYAANQFQIAAISSHISHKSPPPFAAHFAEVEVDTETGLVRVVKYVAATDCGTAIHPKLAEGQVEGAVMNGICYALTEQYLFNDAGKMTNDSFLHYKIYSMRDKPEMVTILVPTYEKTGPFGAKSVSEIGINGPCPAIANAIFNAVGVRLREAPFTPEKIWKGMQQLG from the coding sequence ATGGCGAAAAAGAACTTCAAGGTAGTCAACCAGCCGGTGAAGAAGCTCGACGCGCTGCCGCTGGCGCTGGGCAAGCCGCTGTTCGTGGCCGACTTCAAGCCGGCGGACGCGCTGTACGCGAAGCTCCTCTGGAGCCCGCACGCGCACGCGATCATCAAGAGCATCGACATCAGCGCCGCGGAGAAGATGCCGGGCGTGCACTGCGTGCTCTACCACGGCAACGTGCCGCGCATCGCCCACACGACGGCCGGCCAGGGCTACCCCGAGCCGTCGCCGTACGACACGTTCATGTTCGACCGCAAGGTCCGCTACGTCGGCGACCGCGTCGCCGCGGTAGCCGCCGAGACCCCCGAGCTCGCCGAGGCCGCCCTGAAGGCGATCAAGGTCGAATACGAATTGCTGGAGCCCGTCCTGTCCATCGAGGCCGCCCTGAAGGAGGGCAGCCCGGTGATCCACGACGAGCCCGAGGCCCGCGCCGTGATCCCCGTGCCGTACGAGCCGAAGAAGAACATCGCGGCGCGGGTCGGCATGGACGTCGGCCACGTGGAGCAGGCCATGGCCGGCGCGCCGTACAAGCTGGACCACTCCTACTACATCCACATGGCCCAGCACTGCCCCATCGAGCCGCACGTGACGATGGCCCACGTGGACGCCGAGGGGCGGCTGGTGATCCGGACGAGCACCCAGGTGCCGTTCCACGCGCGGCGCATCGCCGCGCAGACGATGGACATTCCCGTCCAGCAGGTGCGCGTCATCAAGCCGCGCATCGGCGGCGGGTTCGGCGCCAAGCAGGAGGTCCTGCTCGAGGACGTCGTCGGCATGCTGGCCTGGCGCTCGCGCCGGCCGGTGCTGCTTTTCTATACCCGCGAGGAGGAATTTGTCAGCAGCCGTACCCGGCACCCGGAGCGGATCCGCGTGCGCCTGGCGGCCGACCCCGAGGGGACGCTGACCGCCGTGGGCCTTGACTGCATCTCCAACACCGGCGCGTACGGCTCGCACGCCTTGACCGTGGTCTGCAACAGCGGGAGCAAGGTGCTGCCGCTCTATCGCTCCCCGAATGTCCACTTTACCGGCACGGCGGTCTACACCAACCTGCCCGTCGGCGGCGCGTACCGCGGCTACGGCGCGACCCAGGCGGCCTTCGCCGTCGAGAGCGCCATGGACGAGCTCGCCGAGCAGCTCGGCGTGGACCCGCTGGTCCTGCGCGCGAACCACCACATCCGCTCCGGCGAGACCTCGCCCGTGTTTGCCGCCCTCGGCGAGGGCAAGGCGGGCGTGGAGCAGGCGATCGGGAGCTGCGGCTTGGACAAGTGCATCAAGCTCGGCGCCAAGGCGATCGGCTGGAAGAAGCGCGGCGACTGGCGCAAGAAGAAGGGCCGCTACCGTCGCGGCATCGGCATGTGCTGCCTGATGCAGGGCTCCAGCATCCCCGAGATCGACATGGGCGCCGCCTCGATCAAGATGAACGAGGACGGCTCGTTCAACCTGCTGATGGGCGCGACGGACCTCGGCACCGGCAGCGACACCGTCCTGGCCCAGATCGCCGCCGAGGCCATCGGCACGACGAGCGACAAGATCCTCGTGTACTCGTCCGACACGGACATGACCCCGTTCGACGTCGGCGCGTACGCCTCCAGCACGACCTATCTCACCGGCAACGCCGTCCTCGACGCGGGGCTGAAGATCAAGAAGCAGATCCTCGGCGTTGCGGCGGAGATCATGGAGAAGAAGCCCGCCGACCTGGAAGTCCGCGACGCGCAGGTCTTCGCGAAGGACGGCAGCGGATCGGTGACGTTCCAGGACGTCGCCCTGCACTCGCTGTACGCGGCGAACCAGTTCCAGATCGCGGCGATCTCCTCGCACATCAGCCACAAGTCCCCGCCGCCCTTCGCGGCGCACTTCGCCGAGGTCGAGGTGGACACCGAGACCGGGCTCGTTCGCGTGGTGAAGTACGTCGCGGCGACCGACTGCGGCACGGCGATCCACCCGAAGCTGGCCGAGGGCCAGGTCGAGGGCGCCGTCATGAACGGCATCTGCTACGCGCTGACCGAGCAGTACCTGTTCAACGACGCTGGCAAAATGACCAACGACTCGTTCCTGCACTACAAGATCTACTCCATGCGGGACAAGCCCGAGATGGTGACGATCCTGGTTCCGACCTACGAGAAAACCGGCCCGTTCGGCGCGAAGAGCGTGTCCGAGATCGGCATCAACGGACCGTGCCCGGCCATTGCCAACGCGATCTTCAACGCCGTGGGTGTCCGCCTGCGCGAGGCGCCGTTCACGCCGGAAAAAATTTGGAAGGGGATGCAGCAGTTGGGATAG
- a CDS encoding (2Fe-2S)-binding protein — MSNPKTITFTLNGKKRDFEIAPGELLVKLLRRSGLTGTKEGCDEGTCGACTVNVDGRAALSCIMPAFLVHGRNVVTIEGVGDFGNVHPIQQALVDAGAVQCGYCTPGLVMSAKAMFEENPAAGDEDIRVHTDGNLCRCTGYEKIWTALRNVRDANKPAQA, encoded by the coding sequence ATGAGCAACCCCAAGACCATCACCTTCACGCTGAACGGCAAGAAGAGGGATTTCGAGATCGCCCCCGGAGAGCTGCTGGTCAAACTGCTGCGACGGTCGGGGCTGACGGGAACCAAGGAGGGCTGCGACGAGGGCACCTGCGGCGCGTGCACGGTCAACGTGGACGGCCGCGCGGCGCTGTCCTGCATCATGCCGGCCTTCCTGGTCCACGGCCGGAACGTCGTGACCATCGAGGGCGTGGGCGATTTTGGAAACGTCCACCCCATTCAGCAGGCACTGGTGGACGCGGGAGCGGTCCAGTGCGGCTACTGCACGCCCGGCCTCGTCATGTCCGCCAAGGCGATGTTCGAGGAAAACCCCGCCGCCGGCGACGAGGATATCCGGGTCCACACGGACGGAAATCTCTGCCGCTGCACGGGTTATGAAAAAATCTGGACAGCGCTGCGGAACGTGCGGGACGCGAACAAGCCGGCGCAGGCCTGA
- a CDS encoding FAD binding domain-containing protein: MKITDFKIPTRLDEALAALRDLGPAALPVAGATSLVFIPEDQPMTAVDLNRLGLDGIRRDGGVFRVGAATRVATLQKHREPGWVLDRVALTLSSQQIRNESTLGGNICRVFPWSDFPAPLLALGATLVIRGVQEREMPADEFFSSQPARLFRGGDLLTQVRVPALGEGAGFGYKKVRQTATGFSLATAAACLQLDGASVRSARAAVSAAVPFPARCPGVEAALAGKKASEGLLREAALNGLSALRFKEAEGMSAEYIGRLAAVTLGDVLVEAWNQAKEQAT; the protein is encoded by the coding sequence GTGAAGATAACCGATTTCAAAATACCCACGCGACTGGACGAAGCCCTGGCCGCGCTCCGGGACCTCGGCCCCGCGGCGCTCCCCGTGGCCGGGGCGACCTCGCTGGTGTTCATCCCCGAGGACCAGCCGATGACCGCGGTGGATCTGAACCGGCTCGGTCTGGACGGCATCCGGCGCGACGGCGGTGTCTTCCGCGTCGGCGCGGCCACCCGCGTGGCGACGCTCCAGAAGCACCGCGAGCCCGGCTGGGTTCTCGACCGCGTGGCCCTGACGCTCTCCTCCCAGCAAATCCGCAACGAATCGACGCTCGGCGGCAATATCTGCCGCGTGTTCCCCTGGTCCGACTTCCCGGCCCCCCTGCTGGCGCTGGGCGCGACGCTGGTGATCCGGGGCGTGCAGGAAAGGGAAATGCCGGCCGACGAGTTCTTCTCCTCCCAGCCCGCCCGCCTGTTCCGGGGCGGCGACCTGCTCACGCAGGTCCGCGTGCCCGCCCTCGGCGAGGGCGCGGGCTTCGGCTACAAAAAGGTGCGGCAGACGGCGACGGGTTTCAGCCTGGCGACGGCGGCGGCCTGCCTGCAGCTGGATGGCGCGAGCGTCCGCTCCGCCCGCGCGGCGGTGAGCGCCGCGGTGCCGTTCCCCGCGCGCTGCCCGGGAGTGGAAGCCGCGCTCGCGGGAAAGAAAGCGTCGGAAGGCCTTCTGCGCGAGGCCGCGCTGAACGGGCTGTCGGCCTTGAGATTCAAGGAAGCCGAGGGCATGTCCGCCGAGTACATCGGGCGCCTGGCGGCGGTTACGCTGGGCGATGTGCTGGTGGAGGCCTGGAACCAGGCGAAGGAGCAGGCAACATGA
- a CDS encoding glycosyltransferase family 4 protein: MARAERIAVISPRFSETGTVGGAETLLKRLAELAAADGRRVSILTTCATNHFTWENAVPPGARTVGGLEVRFFPVDADRDVAAFLRVQKTIGQRGPLEIEDERLWIRNSVNSRALIEHLHERGGEYDRILAGPYLFGLSFVAAQVYPRKTLLVPCLHDEPFAYLEIMKELFGAVSGFAFNTEPERALARSLFELPPEKCAVVGMDIEPFEADPSAFARARGLDRPYVLYCGRREGGKGTPLLCEYMQAFRERTGEDVRLVFTGSGPIEAPAELQPFILDAGFVSEREKHEAMAGALAFIHPSVNESLGIVLLESWLARVPALVHAGGEVLRWQCRRCNGGLWFRHYPDFEQELLLLLRRPELRRKMGAAGREYVLREYSRAAIQERLFAALDR; encoded by the coding sequence ATGGCGCGCGCGGAACGCATAGCGGTGATCAGCCCGCGGTTCTCCGAGACCGGGACCGTCGGCGGCGCGGAGACCCTGCTTAAACGGCTCGCCGAACTGGCCGCGGCCGACGGGCGGCGCGTCTCGATCCTGACCACCTGCGCGACCAACCATTTCACGTGGGAGAACGCGGTCCCGCCGGGCGCCAGGACGGTGGGCGGCCTCGAGGTCCGGTTCTTCCCCGTGGACGCGGACCGCGACGTCGCCGCCTTCCTGCGCGTCCAGAAGACGATCGGCCAGCGCGGCCCGCTGGAGATCGAGGACGAGCGCCTCTGGATACGGAACTCCGTCAACAGCCGAGCCCTGATCGAACACCTGCACGAGCGGGGCGGCGAGTACGACCGCATCCTGGCCGGCCCCTATCTCTTTGGCCTGTCTTTTGTTGCGGCGCAGGTCTATCCGCGGAAAACCCTTCTTGTGCCCTGTCTCCACGACGAGCCGTTCGCCTATCTCGAAATCATGAAGGAGTTGTTCGGCGCCGTTTCCGGCTTCGCCTTCAACACCGAGCCGGAGCGGGCCCTCGCTCGGAGCCTGTTTGAACTCCCGCCGGAAAAGTGCGCCGTGGTCGGGATGGACATCGAGCCGTTCGAGGCCGATCCCTCGGCCTTCGCGCGGGCCCGGGGGCTGGACCGTCCCTACGTGCTCTATTGCGGCCGGCGCGAGGGCGGCAAGGGGACGCCCCTGCTCTGCGAGTACATGCAGGCCTTCCGCGAGCGCACCGGCGAGGACGTGCGGTTGGTGTTCACCGGCAGCGGGCCCATCGAGGCGCCCGCGGAATTGCAGCCGTTCATTCTCGACGCCGGCTTCGTGTCCGAACGGGAGAAACACGAGGCCATGGCGGGCGCGCTGGCGTTCATCCATCCGTCGGTGAACGAAAGCCTGGGTATCGTGCTGCTGGAGTCCTGGCTGGCCCGCGTGCCGGCGCTGGTCCACGCGGGCGGCGAGGTCTTGCGCTGGCAGTGCCGGAGGTGCAACGGCGGACTCTGGTTCCGGCACTATCCCGACTTCGAGCAGGAACTGCTCCTGCTCCTGCGCCGGCCGGAACTCCGCCGGAAGATGGGCGCCGCCGGGCGGGAGTATGTCCTCCGCGAATACTCGCGGGCGGCGATCCAGGAGCGGCTGTTCGCGGCACTGGACCGTTGA
- a CDS encoding glycosyltransferase family 4 protein: MRRAIHQLVAGFSHGDAISNEALVLRGIFRAWGHESEIFCEARRILPELRGEARDIAGAKEAFRPDDVAFLHLSIGSPVNDLFAELPCRKAILYHNITPPEYFRGIQEQIAHNLAKGREQARRLAGAAQVVLADSRFNADELEAWGFGPAGVLPLVLDLARLRDPADRAVLKEYDDGMVNVLFVGRCVPNKRIEDCLAAFHYFQRYVEPASRFIHAGSFAGVEHYHAMLLTMMRDLRLQNVELIGSVRQDELNACYKSADLFLCMSEHEGFCIPLIESLVHDVPVLAYAAAAVPGTLDGAGVLFREKQFDLAAEMMGRLARDEALRGAVLKGQRERLARFEARDLAAELRTHLAPLLDR, encoded by the coding sequence ATGAGGCGCGCCATACATCAACTCGTCGCCGGCTTCAGTCACGGGGACGCGATCAGCAACGAGGCGCTCGTCCTGCGCGGGATCTTCCGAGCCTGGGGCCATGAGTCGGAGATCTTCTGCGAGGCGCGACGCATCCTGCCCGAGCTGCGGGGCGAGGCGCGGGACATCGCCGGCGCGAAAGAGGCCTTCCGGCCGGACGACGTCGCCTTTCTCCACCTCTCTATCGGCTCGCCGGTCAACGACCTCTTCGCCGAACTCCCCTGCCGCAAGGCGATCCTCTACCACAACATCACGCCACCCGAATACTTTCGCGGCATCCAGGAGCAGATCGCGCACAACCTCGCCAAGGGCCGCGAACAGGCCCGGCGCCTCGCCGGCGCGGCGCAGGTCGTCCTCGCGGACAGCCGCTTCAACGCCGACGAGCTCGAAGCCTGGGGGTTCGGCCCGGCCGGCGTGCTGCCCCTCGTCCTCGACCTCGCGCGCCTGCGCGACCCGGCGGACCGCGCCGTGCTCAAGGAATACGACGACGGCATGGTCAACGTCCTCTTCGTCGGGCGCTGCGTGCCCAACAAGCGTATCGAGGACTGCCTCGCGGCCTTCCACTATTTCCAGCGCTACGTCGAGCCCGCCTCGCGTTTCATCCACGCCGGTTCGTTCGCGGGCGTGGAGCACTACCACGCGATGCTGCTGACCATGATGCGCGACCTGCGGCTCCAGAATGTCGAGTTGATCGGATCCGTCCGGCAGGACGAGTTGAACGCCTGCTACAAGTCAGCGGACCTGTTCCTCTGCATGAGCGAACACGAGGGGTTCTGCATCCCGCTGATCGAGAGCCTTGTGCATGACGTGCCCGTGCTCGCCTACGCCGCGGCCGCCGTGCCGGGCACGCTCGACGGCGCGGGCGTGCTGTTCCGCGAAAAGCAGTTCGACCTCGCCGCCGAGATGATGGGCCGGCTGGCCCGCGACGAGGCCCTGCGCGGGGCCGTGCTGAAAGGCCAGCGCGAGCGTCTGGCGCGGTTCGAGGCGCGCGACCTGGCCGCGGAATTGCGCACGCACTTGGCACCGCTGCTGGACCGTTGA